A window of Pusillimonas sp. DMV24BSW_D genomic DNA:
ATTAAGGTTTGAAACGGCGATTCGAGAGCGTTGTTGCAATAGGTCGAACGAAATCGGGTCGTAACCCATGGCTTCCAGCACTGCATCAATATCTTCCTGATGGGCGGCTGTTTCGAACAAGGGTGTGATCAGACTTCCCTGTTCCTTAGGCGTCTGACTGTTCGGCGCCTGACCCCTATTGCCACGGCGTTGCGCTTTGGTGGTTGTGCGTGTTTGAGTCGTGGTGGATACGTTGTGGACCGAGGGATTTAACTCTTCAAGGATATGTTCGCCCGATTCCACCAGCTTCGCGCCTTGGCGGATCAGGGCATGACAGCCTTTTGACAGAGGCGAGTGAATAGAGCCGGGGATGGCAAATACTTCGCGCCCCAGTTCGGAAGCGAGCCTGGCTGTGATGAGCGAACCGCTTTGGAGCGCAGCTTCGACGACAACCACCCCGCGTGATAAGCCGGCAACAATGCGGTTCCGTTTTGGAAAATGGTAGGGCATGGCTTTTTGGCCGAGTGGAAATTCGGAGACCAGGGCGCCATATTCTGCAATATTGTGAGCCAAGGTTCGGTTGCGTGCCGGGTAAACGAGGTCGATGCCGGTGGCAAGTACGGCAATGGTGCCGGCGCCTTGAGGCCCTGCCTTCAGTGCGCCGTGATGCGCGGCGGCGTCGATGCCCGACGCAAGTCCGCTGGCGATGCACCAGCCGTGTTCGGCCAGAAATTGGGCGAAGTCATGCGCGTTGGTTTCACCTGCCGGTGTGGCACTGCGGGCGCCCACAATGGCCAATGAAGGTTGGCTAAGTAATTCGGGGTGCCCGTTTACGTACAACACCAAAGGTGGATCATGCATTTCCAATAATTGAGGTGGGTAGGTTGGGTCGGCCAGAGTGAGCAGATGGTGGCTGTCGGCGGACAGCCAGTGCATAGTGGCGTCTATGCGGTTTTGCAACATTGCATCGGGCTCTTGAGCAAGCCTGCTGGCCAATTTGGTGTCCAGATGCTTCATGAGTTGCATGGTTGATTGCGAGAAAATATCTTGCGGCAGCCCATAAACCGAGAGCAATAGGCGTGCTTGCGCCGGGCCCAGGTCGGGCTCAAGGGTAAGTCGAACCCAGGCGGCGGTTTCCTCGGAAGAGAGATTCATCGGCATGGCGCAAGTGTGCCATATTGCGCAAGCGGTGTGCAGGCGGGCGTGCTGCAATCATCCATGTTGGCATGAGCGCTGGTTGATATAATGAAAAACTGTAAAGAAAAGGTTTTAACCATGGCATTATTACCCATACTTCATTATCCAGATCCGCGCTTGCACAAGGTTGCCAAACCGGTGGAGAAAGTCGACGACCGCATTCGCCGACTGGTGGCAGACATGGCGGAAACGATGTACGACGCGCCGGGGGTAGGGTTGGCCGCCACTCAGGTCGACGTCCATGAGCGTGTCGTGGTAATTGACGTATCCGAGGAAGGCAATGACCTCAAGGTGTTGATCAACCCGGAAATTACCTGGAAAAGTGAGGAAATTCAGGTTTATGAAGAGGGTTGCCTGTCGGTGCCCGGAATTTACGACAAAGTCGAGCGTGCCGAGCGTATTCATGTCAAAGCGTTGAACGAAAAAGGTGAAGCATATGAGTTCGACGCCGACGGTTTGCTGGCGGTTTGTGTTCAACACGAACTCGATCATTTGCAGGGCAAGGTGTTTGTTGAATATCTGTCGTCGTTGAAGCTGAATAGAATCAAGACAAAATTACGCAAGCAAGAACGTGAAGCGTTGAAGGCCTGACCGTTATGCGAGTGGTGTTCGCCGGTACGCCGGAATTTGCCCGTTCCGCCCTG
This region includes:
- the def gene encoding peptide deformylase, whose translation is MALLPILHYPDPRLHKVAKPVEKVDDRIRRLVADMAETMYDAPGVGLAATQVDVHERVVVIDVSEEGNDLKVLINPEITWKSEEIQVYEEGCLSVPGIYDKVERAERIHVKALNEKGEAYEFDADGLLAVCVQHELDHLQGKVFVEYLSSLKLNRIKTKLRKQEREALKA
- the dprA gene encoding DNA-processing protein DprA produces the protein MPMNLSSEETAAWVRLTLEPDLGPAQARLLLSVYGLPQDIFSQSTMQLMKHLDTKLASRLAQEPDAMLQNRIDATMHWLSADSHHLLTLADPTYPPQLLEMHDPPLVLYVNGHPELLSQPSLAIVGARSATPAGETNAHDFAQFLAEHGWCIASGLASGIDAAAHHGALKAGPQGAGTIAVLATGIDLVYPARNRTLAHNIAEYGALVSEFPLGQKAMPYHFPKRNRIVAGLSRGVVVVEAALQSGSLITARLASELGREVFAIPGSIHSPLSKGCHALIRQGAKLVESGEHILEELNPSVHNVSTTTQTRTTTKAQRRGNRGQAPNSQTPKEQGSLITPLFETAAHQEDIDAVLEAMGYDPISFDLLQQRSRIAVSNLNQALSVLELQGHVARLPSGQYQRQPV